One stretch of Erpetoichthys calabaricus chromosome 14, fErpCal1.3, whole genome shotgun sequence DNA includes these proteins:
- the narf gene encoding nuclear prelamin A recognition factor encodes MKCDNCTKTECNKKQKNDENQASASSEFAKGDENAEEKSEFHKLASERVFLSDCLACDKCVTDEESQHIYQQNERELFNILSLNKKCDTSKHKVLVASLCPQSLPYFAAKFKVGIAEAARKLCGFLKCLGIQYVFDGTLASDFSVIESQQEFVHRYRRHNQDPNALPMFTSACPGWIRYAERILGNLVTPHICTSKSPPQIMGSLVKDFFAKQQNLPPDKVYHLVVAPCFDKKLEALREEFYKSLLHTKDVDCVLTSGEIIQIMEKRNTSVDELDSVALDHIFGEEGELDIARHEGRGSEGFLEHIFKFSAKELFGLEVEEIVYRTLKNRDFQEVILEKDGEVLLQFAAVYGFRNIQNMIQKLKKGKFPYQLVEVLACSGGCLSGKGQAQSTNGKPDKALLQQMEEVYTSLPVRLPEKNATVQKLYQDWLEGIDSQKAQEALHTQYRAENLTSSTLDYKW; translated from the exons ATGAAGTGCGACAATTGTACGAAAACG GAGTGTAACAAGAAGCAGAAGAATGACGAGAACCAAGCTTCAGCCAGCAGCGAGTTTGCTAAGGGTGACGAGAATGCAGAAGAG AAAAGTGAGTTTCATAAGCTAGCTAGTGAGCGGGTGTTTCTCAGTGACTGTTTGGCTTGTGATAAGTGCGTCACAGATGAAGAAAGCCAACATATTTATCAGCAGAATGAAAGAGAACTTTTCAATATCCTCAGCCTAAATAAG aaatgtgatACCTCAAAACACAAAGTGCTGGTAGCCTCGTTGTGTCCACAATCTCTGCCTTACTTTGCAGCCAAATTTAAGGTTGGCATTGCGGAGGCAGCTAGAAAACTCTGCGGTTTTCTCAAATGTTTAG GGATTCAGTACGTTTTTGATGGAACTCTCGCTTCAGACTTCAGTGTCATAGAGAGCCAGCAGGAATTTGTTCACCGATACCGTCGACATAATCAGGATCCAAATGCTCTACCCATGTTTACATCTGCATGTCCTG GTTGGATACGGTATGCAGAACGGATCCTTGGAAACCTGGTAACGCCACACATCTGTACATCCAAGTCCCCACCACAGATCATGGGTTCATTGGTTAAGGACTTTTTTGCTAAGCAGCAG AATCTTCCGCCTGATAAGGTGTACCATTTGGTTGTGGCCCCCTGTTTTGATAAGAAGCTAGAAGCCTTGCGGGAGGAGTTTTACAAAAGCTTGTTGCACACAAAGGATGTGGACTGTGTGCTGACCTCAG gagaaattattcaaataatggaaaaaaggaaTACTTCCGTGGACGAGCTAGACTCCGTCGCTTTAGATCATAT CTTTGGTGAAGAAGGAGAGTTGGATATCGCAAGGCATGAAGGCAGGGGCTCAGAAGGCTTCCTGGAGCACATCTTTAAATTTTCTGCAAAGGAGCTCTTTGGGCTGGAGGTGGAAGAGATTGTTTATCGCACACTTAA aaaccGTGACTTTCAGGAGGTGATACTTGAAAAAGATGGTGAGGTGCTCTTACAGTTTGCTGCTGTTTATGGTTTCCGGAATATTCAGAATATGATTCAGAAATTGAAGAAAGGCAAATTCCCATATCAGCTTGTGGAGGTGCTCGCCTGTTCTGGAG GCTGTCTCAGTGGGAAAGGCCAAGCTCAGTCAACAAATGGGAAGCCTGATAAAGCCTTGCTACAGCAAATGGAAGAGGTGTACACTAGTCTCCCGGTGAGACTGCCAGAAAAAAATGCAACTGTACAGAAGCTCTACCAGGACTGGCTGGAAGGCATTGACTCTCAAAAGGCCCAGGAGGCACTACATACTCAATACAGGGCAGAAAATCTGACCAGCAGTACTTTGGATTACAAATGGTAG